One region of Quercus lobata isolate SW786 chromosome 2, ValleyOak3.0 Primary Assembly, whole genome shotgun sequence genomic DNA includes:
- the LOC115965919 gene encoding alpha/beta hydrolase domain-containing protein 17B-like, with product MGGVTSSIAAKFAFFPPTPPSYTLISEDDASSLETQPVRFSIPEVPRKNNVEVLKLRTRKGNDIVAIHVKHHKPSATLLYSHGNAADLGQMFELFVELSNRLRVNLMGYDYSGYGQSTGKPSECNTYADIDAAYKCLKEQYDVKDEQLILYGQSVGSGPTLDLASRIPNLRGVVLHSPILSGLRVLYPVKRTFWFDIFKNIDKIGMVNCPVLVIHVSHIYFKFHFHSLLALHHDGHILLDLFECGWVHVAGCKYDYSGYGQSTGKPSECNTYADIDAAYKCLKEQYDVKDEQLILYGQSVGSGPTLDLASRIPNLRGVVLHSPILSGLRVLYPVKRTFWFDIFKNIDKIGMVNCPVLVIHGTSDEVVDWSHGKQLWELCKEKYEPLWLSGGGHCNLELYPEFIKHLKKYVQTISKSKATTNGSKKPTVESDNQSKASETGTADTFELSSDVPEVSRNSLDSRLEKSRKSNKPEKSRMSTDRVDRFRRRKGLVW from the exons ATGGGCGGAGTCACGTCGTCGATCGCGGCCAAGTTCGCTTTCTTCCCTCCGACCCCACCGTCTTACACTCTGATCTCAGAAGACGACGCGTCGTCGTTGGAAACTCAACCTGTTCGCTTCTCTATTCCTGAGGTTCCTAGGAAAAACAACGTGGAAGTACTCAAGCTTCGGACCAGAAAAGGCAACGATATCGTAGCTATTCATGTTAAGCATCACAAGCCTTCCGCTACTCTGCTTTACTCTCATGGAAATGCTGCTGATTTGGGTCAGATGTTTGAGCTTTTCGTTGAACTTAGCAATCGACTTCGTGTCAATCTCATGGG GTATGATTACTCTGGTTATGGACAATCAACTGGAAAG CCATCTGAATGTAATACATATGCTGATATTGATGCAGCATATAAATGCCTTAAGGAGCAGTATGATGTTAAAGATGAACAATTAATATTGTACGGTCAATCTGTTGGTAGCGGCCCCACCCTTGATCTTGCTTCAAGAATACCAAACTTGAGAGGAGTGGTTTTACATAGCCCAATTTTGTCTGGGCTGAGAGTACTGTACCCAGTCAAAAGAACATTctggtttgatatttttaag aATATTGACAAAATTGGCATGGTAAACTGTCCCGTTCTTGTTATACATGTAAGTCATATTtacttcaaatttcattttcattctcttcttGCTCTTCATCATGATGGCCATATTCTTCTTGATCTCTTTGAGTGTGGGTGGGTTCATGTGGCTGGATGCAA GTATGATTACTCTGGTTATGGACAATCAACTGGAAAG CCATCTGAATGTAATACATATGCTGATATTGATGCAGCATATAAATGCCTTAAGGAGCAGTATGATGTTAAAGATGAACAATTAATATTGTACGGTCAATCTGTTGGTAGCGGCCCCACCCTTGATCTTGCTTCAAGAATACCAAACTTGAGAGGAGTGGTTTTACATAGCCCAATTTTGTCTGGGCTGAGAGTACTGTACCCAGTCAAAAGAACATTctggtttgatatttttaag aATATTGACAAAATTGGCATGGTAAACTGTCCCGTTCTTGTTATACAT GGGACTTCTGATGAAGTTGTGGATTGGTCCCATGGGAAGCAGCTTTGGGAGCTTTGCAAGGAAAAGTACGAACCCTTGTGGTTAAGTGGAGGTGGACATTGCAATCTTGAGCTTTACCCAGAGTTCATTAAACACCTAAAGAAATATGTACAGACCATTAGCAAATCAAAAGCAACCACAAATGGTTCTAAAAAACCTACAGTAGAATCTGATAATCAGAGCAAAGCATCTGAAACTGGAACTGCAGATACATTTGAATTAAGTTCAGATGTTCCAGAAGTTTCTAGAAACAGTTTAGATAGCCGACTTGAGAAGTCCAGAAAATCAAACAAGCCTGAAAAGTCTCGTATGAGCACTGACCGTGTTGACAGGTTTA